TTTTAGACTAGGTTAATCTATTTTTTAAAATGCCATTTTAAAATAGTGTTTATAGAATAGAGAAACAGTCCTTTGTGAGTATATAAAAAGTACCTGCGCTTCAGGGGGGGAAGAAGTCGCAGGTTGAGGGGGGTATTAGATGATGTACCATATGAGAGGCTATTCCGAACAAGTTCCTCAAATGTATGTTTAATACAAATGGTACATTATAATAATAACCAATTTAAAAATCTTTATACAATATTTTTAAAAAAAATAATATATTACTGAAATTAAGGGAGGGTTGTAATTGTGAGACGCCTTAACATAGAGTTAGTAAAGGGAGATGAAATTCTAGCAAGGTCAATATATACTAGTACCAATAATATTTTGCTTAATAAAGGAGTTCAGATTAAGAAAGCATATATTAGCAAATTAAAAGAATTGGGAATTGAATATATTTATGTTGATGATGAGCTTTCTAAAGGAGTAGAATTACAAGATTTTATAGAAGAAGAAACAAGAGAAAAAAGTAAATCAGAAGTAAAAAACGTTTTGGAAAAATTTAGTGCTCAAAACAAACTTGAATTATCAACTCTTGTAAATTCGGCAGATGAAATTATAGAAGATATCTTATATCAAAAAGAAATATTAATTAATATTACTGATATAAGAAGAAAAGATGAGTATATCTATGGTCATTCAGTAAATGTATGTGCGCTTTCTGTTTTAGTAGCATTAAAATTAGGTTATAATAGAAAAAGGGTTAAAGATATTGCCATTGGTGCATTATTACATGATTTAGGAAAAGTACTAATACCTAATGAGATTATAAATAAAGACGTTTTAAGTGAAAAAGATAAGGAAGAAATTAAAAAACACGTTATTTATGGATATGAAGCTGTAAAAGACGAAAGTTGGCTAAGTCCTGTTTCAAAAGTGGTGATATTAACTCATCACGAAAGGGTTAATGGGTCAGGATATCCTTTTGGTTGGGAAGGAGAAAAAGTTCACGATGCAAGTAAGATCGTTGCTATATGTGATACTTTTGACGCACTCACAACAAGAAGAATATTAAATAAGCCAAGTAAAGTGTACGAAGTAATAGAGTATTTTATAAGTCAATCAGGTATTTTATTTGATGAAAAAATCTTAAAATGTTTTATTAACAATATTGCCGTATATCCATCAGGTATTGGTGTATTAACAAATGAAAATGAAAAAGGAATAGTTTTAAAACAAAACAAAGATTTTCCTTCAAGACCTATCATAAGAATAATTGAAGATTCATCGGGTAATAAAGTTGATGATTGGAGAGAAGTGGATTTAACAAAAGCATTAACAACTTTTATAACAGATACTATCGAAATATAACTTGAAAAAAACTAACTAATTATATATAATAATATTGAATTGAACATTAAATTGGTATACAATAATAAAATAATTTAAAATAATGATGATGGAAGCTAAGATTAAATAAAACATTTTCCAGAGAGACGGTGTCTGGTGAAAACCGTTATGTTTTGTTAATCCCTCCACTTCCGGAATTGCTGGTGATAAGTCAGAAGGGTAGTATCCTTTATCATACTAATGAGTGGTCGTTTACGACAATTTGGGTGGCAACGCGGAAATCTTCGTCCCATTTAAACTTTTCTTATGTCTAAAGTATAGTTGACATAAAAAAGTGATGGGGATGTAAGATTTTTTTTATTGTATAGGAAAAACCTAGCCATATAAAAAAAGTAACAAAATTAGAAAAACTTGTGAGCAGGAACAAAGGTGACTTCAGATAGAAATTAACAAATGTTTTTGAGAGTGATGAAGTCACTTTGTCTGTATATAAAATATTAGGAGGATTAAAATGTTAGATATTAAACTTTTAAGAAATAATTTTGATGATGTAAAAAAAGCTTTAGAAAATCGTAAAGAAAATATTAATTTAGAAATATTTAAAGACTTAGATGAAAAAAGACGTATTTTATTGCAAGAGGTAGAGCAGTATAAAAGTCATCAAAATACTGTATCAAAACAAATCCCAGAGTTTAAAAAGCAAGGTAAAGATGTTTCTTCTGTAATGGAAGAAATGAAGAACTTATCAAATAAAATAAAAGATATGGATATAGAAATAAAAAAAATAGAAGAAGAATTAAATGATTTTTTACTTACCATTCCTAATATACCTAATCCATCAGTTCCTATGGGAAATTCAGATGATGATAATGTTGAAATAAGAAAATGGGGAGATCCTACGGAGTTTGCTTTTGAGCCAAAACCTCATTGGGAGATAGGTTCAGACTTAAATATTATTGATGCTGAAACAGCAGCAAAAACTACGGGTGCAAGATTCACTATATATAAGGGTTTAGGAGCAAGACTTGAAAGAGCATTAATTAATTTTATGTTAGATTTACAT
This genomic stretch from Natranaerovirga pectinivora harbors:
- a CDS encoding HD-GYP domain-containing protein produces the protein MRRLNIELVKGDEILARSIYTSTNNILLNKGVQIKKAYISKLKELGIEYIYVDDELSKGVELQDFIEEETREKSKSEVKNVLEKFSAQNKLELSTLVNSADEIIEDILYQKEILINITDIRRKDEYIYGHSVNVCALSVLVALKLGYNRKRVKDIAIGALLHDLGKVLIPNEIINKDVLSEKDKEEIKKHVIYGYEAVKDESWLSPVSKVVILTHHERVNGSGYPFGWEGEKVHDASKIVAICDTFDALTTRRILNKPSKVYEVIEYFISQSGILFDEKILKCFINNIAVYPSGIGVLTNENEKGIVLKQNKDFPSRPIIRIIEDSSGNKVDDWREVDLTKALTTFITDTIEI